Proteins encoded in a region of the Gallalistipes aquisgranensis genome:
- a CDS encoding glycosyltransferase family 9 protein, with protein sequence MENEIPKHLLVIRLSAMGDVAICVPVIATLKRDNPTLKITVLTRDFFRPFFREIEGIEFVSPDLKGRHRGLSGMFRLWKELRKKEFTHVADLHDVLRTKFLRRLLSLSGCRVEVIDKGRSEKRMLTRKFRKIMEQLPTSMQRYGETIARLGFSFSEPVPAVRKPLPVPSSIGRRSGTKQGKWIGVAPFAQHKGKIYPTLLTDELIGLLVSRFERVFLFGGGPYERDFAECMEVRHGERVISVIGRVSLSEEMDIMSNLDAIVTMDSASMHIASLMGVPVVSVWGATHPYAGFYGFGQDPRNAVQLDLPCRPCSVYGNRRCLFKDYRCLQGIAPQTIFDRVCSVTDTPTPSDRNS encoded by the coding sequence ATGGAAAACGAAATTCCGAAACATCTGCTCGTCATCCGGCTTTCGGCCATGGGTGACGTGGCGATTTGCGTTCCCGTTATCGCCACCCTGAAGCGGGACAACCCGACACTGAAAATCACGGTGCTCACACGGGACTTTTTCCGGCCTTTTTTCCGGGAGATCGAAGGCATCGAATTCGTCTCGCCCGATCTGAAAGGCCGCCACCGGGGGCTCTCGGGCATGTTCAGGCTCTGGAAAGAGCTGAGGAAAAAGGAATTCACCCACGTAGCCGACCTGCACGACGTCCTGCGCACCAAATTCCTGCGCCGCCTGCTGAGCCTGAGCGGCTGCCGGGTGGAAGTGATCGACAAAGGGCGGTCGGAAAAACGGATGCTGACCCGGAAATTCCGAAAAATCATGGAGCAGCTGCCCACGTCGATGCAACGGTACGGCGAAACGATCGCCAGGCTCGGCTTCTCTTTTTCGGAACCGGTACCCGCCGTCCGCAAACCGCTTCCCGTCCCTTCCTCTATCGGCCGGCGTTCCGGCACCAAACAGGGAAAATGGATCGGCGTGGCCCCGTTCGCCCAGCACAAAGGGAAGATCTACCCCACCCTCCTGACAGACGAACTGATCGGTCTGCTGGTGTCCCGTTTCGAGCGGGTATTCCTCTTCGGAGGAGGGCCCTACGAACGGGATTTCGCCGAATGTATGGAGGTACGGCACGGAGAGCGGGTCATCTCGGTGATCGGGCGGGTCAGCCTGTCGGAAGAGATGGACATCATGTCGAACCTCGATGCGATCGTGACGATGGATTCCGCTTCGATGCATATCGCTTCGCTCATGGGTGTCCCCGTCGTTTCGGTCTGGGGTGCCACCCATCCGTACGCCGGATTCTACGGGTTCGGACAGGACCCCCGGAACGCCGTACAGCTTGATCTTCCCTGCCGCCCCTGCTCGGTGTACGGCAACAGACGCTGCCTTTTCAAGGACTACCGTTGTCTGCAGGGCATCGCCCCTCAAACGATTTTCGACCGCGTATGTTCCGTAACCGATACGCCGACCCCCTCCGACCGGAATTCCTGA
- a CDS encoding sugar phosphate isomerase/epimerase family protein: MAAFKQKLAGYGIEGYILGPIYMKSKEQVDKAFDYVKRYGIDMFIGVPDYEFLPYVEKKVKETGIKVAIHTHGPDSKAFPNAQEVVDRVKDPNKGIGICLDLGHSVRYGEDNAEILKKYKEWIYDIHFKDESAPTKEGKTWEMGRGVIDYRPILKVLRETGYKGKVCLEFEKNPENPQPGVLESIGYFRGICDGTK; encoded by the coding sequence ATGGCCGCCTTCAAGCAGAAACTGGCCGGTTACGGGATCGAGGGATATATTCTCGGCCCGATTTATATGAAAAGCAAGGAGCAGGTCGACAAGGCGTTCGATTACGTGAAACGTTACGGAATCGACATGTTCATCGGCGTACCCGATTACGAATTTCTGCCCTATGTGGAAAAGAAGGTGAAAGAGACCGGCATCAAGGTGGCCATCCATACGCACGGTCCCGATAGCAAGGCTTTCCCCAACGCCCAGGAGGTGGTCGACCGGGTGAAAGACCCGAACAAGGGGATCGGTATCTGCCTCGATCTGGGCCACTCGGTGCGTTACGGAGAGGATAATGCCGAGATACTGAAGAAATACAAGGAGTGGATTTACGACATCCATTTCAAGGATGAGTCCGCTCCCACCAAAGAGGGCAAGACGTGGGAGATGGGCCGCGGTGTGATCGACTACCGTCCGATTTTGAAAGTACTGCGGGAGACCGGTTATAAAGGCAAGGTTTGTCTCGAATTCGAGAAAAATCCCGAAAATCCCCAGCCGGGCGTATTGGAGTCGATCGGTTATTTCCGTGGTATCTGCGACGGAACCAAATAA
- the dnaK gene encoding molecular chaperone DnaK: protein MAKIIGIDLGTTNSCVAVMEGNEPVVIPNSEGHRTTPSIVAFTDGGERKVGDPAKRQAITNPKNTIFSIKRFMGETCEQVKKDIDRVPYKVDCVSGMPKVDVDGRQYTPQEISAIILQKMKKTAEDYLGQEVSEAVITVPAYFSDSQRQATKEAGQIAGLNVRRIINEPTAAALAYGLDKKSQDMKIAVYDLGGGTFDISILELGDGVFEVKSTNGDTHLGGDDFDHVIIDWMAEEFKSKHNVDLRKDPMAMQRLKEAAEKAKIELSSSTSTEINLPYIMPVDGIPQHLVMTLTRAKFEQLADHLIRATIKPCEQALKDAGYTKDQIGEVILVGGSTRIPAIQKVVEEFFGRTPSKGVNPDEVVAIGAAIQGGVLTGEVKDVLLLDVTPLSLGIETLGGVFTRLIDANTTIPTRKSETFSTAADNQPSVEIHVLQGERPMARDNKTIGRFHLDGIPAAPRGVPQIEVTFDIDANGILNVSAKDKGTGKEQKIRIEASSGLTEQEIQRMRDEAKANEAKDKEERERIDKINAADSMIFSTEKQFKEYGDKIPADKKSAIEGALAKLKDAHKSGNVGEIDSATTELNNAWQAASQDIYSAQQAQPGAQEAGAQAGAGTQGASGNAGKTDSDNVTDVEFEEVK, encoded by the coding sequence ATGGCAAAGATTATCGGAATTGACTTAGGAACGACCAACTCCTGCGTGGCAGTGATGGAGGGCAACGAGCCCGTGGTGATTCCCAACAGCGAGGGACACCGGACGACTCCTTCGATCGTGGCGTTCACCGACGGCGGCGAGCGGAAGGTGGGCGATCCCGCCAAACGGCAGGCTATCACCAACCCCAAGAACACGATCTTTTCGATCAAGCGGTTCATGGGAGAGACCTGCGAACAGGTGAAAAAGGATATCGACCGCGTACCTTATAAGGTGGACTGCGTGAGCGGCATGCCGAAGGTGGACGTGGACGGACGTCAGTACACGCCTCAGGAGATTTCGGCCATCATTCTCCAGAAGATGAAAAAGACGGCCGAGGACTATCTGGGACAGGAAGTTTCGGAAGCCGTCATCACGGTGCCCGCCTACTTCTCCGATTCGCAGCGCCAGGCTACCAAGGAGGCCGGTCAGATCGCGGGCCTGAACGTACGCCGGATCATCAACGAGCCTACGGCCGCAGCGCTCGCTTACGGTCTGGACAAGAAAAGCCAGGATATGAAGATCGCCGTGTACGACCTCGGCGGCGGTACGTTCGATATCTCCATTCTGGAGTTGGGCGACGGCGTGTTCGAGGTGAAGTCGACCAACGGCGACACCCATCTGGGCGGCGACGACTTCGACCATGTGATTATCGACTGGATGGCCGAGGAGTTCAAAAGCAAGCATAACGTCGATCTGCGTAAGGACCCGATGGCCATGCAGCGTCTGAAGGAGGCTGCCGAGAAAGCCAAGATTGAGTTGTCGAGTTCGACCTCTACGGAGATCAACCTGCCTTATATCATGCCGGTGGACGGTATTCCGCAACATCTGGTGATGACGCTGACCCGGGCCAAGTTCGAGCAGTTGGCTGACCATCTGATCCGTGCCACGATCAAACCCTGCGAGCAGGCTCTGAAAGATGCCGGATATACGAAGGACCAGATCGGAGAGGTGATTCTCGTGGGCGGTTCGACCCGTATCCCGGCCATTCAGAAGGTGGTCGAGGAGTTCTTCGGCCGCACGCCTTCCAAGGGTGTCAATCCCGACGAGGTGGTCGCTATCGGCGCAGCCATTCAGGGCGGTGTGCTGACCGGCGAGGTGAAGGACGTGCTGCTGCTGGATGTTACCCCCCTGTCGCTGGGTATCGAGACGCTGGGCGGTGTGTTCACGCGGCTGATCGACGCCAATACGACCATCCCGACCCGCAAGAGCGAAACTTTCTCAACGGCCGCCGACAACCAGCCTTCGGTGGAGATCCATGTGCTCCAGGGCGAGCGTCCCATGGCCCGCGACAACAAGACCATCGGACGGTTCCACCTCGACGGAATTCCGGCCGCACCGCGGGGTGTGCCGCAGATCGAGGTGACGTTCGATATCGACGCCAACGGTATCCTGAATGTTTCGGCCAAGGATAAGGGAACGGGCAAGGAGCAGAAAATCCGGATCGAGGCTTCTTCGGGTTTGACCGAACAGGAGATTCAGCGGATGCGCGACGAGGCCAAGGCCAACGAGGCCAAGGATAAGGAGGAGCGCGAGCGGATCGACAAGATCAATGCCGCCGACAGTATGATCTTCTCCACCGAGAAGCAGTTCAAGGAGTACGGTGACAAGATTCCCGCTGACAAGAAATCCGCGATCGAAGGCGCTCTGGCCAAGCTGAAGGATGCGCACAAGTCCGGCAATGTCGGTGAAATCGACAGCGCCACGACCGAGCTCAACAACGCATGGCAGGCTGCGTCGCAGGATATTTACTCCGCACAGCAGGCTCAGCCCGGCGCACAGGAGGCCGGTGCGCAGGCCGGTGCGGGCACTCAGGGGGCTTCCGGCAATGCCGGCAAGACCGACAGCGACAACGTGACCGACGTGGAGTTTGAGGAAGTCAAATAA
- a CDS encoding porin family protein codes for MKKLFAVLLGLALGAGTVSAQVLKVGIKGGVNTTSYSFKSVTLGDMRVSPGSSSGVGYHLGLAVRLSIPKFLQIQPELLYSTRDYRYAIDSPGTLSRARFSAKRLELPVMVGFNIRAFRLYAGPVFQLTASVRESNAQGLEVDYHNSDIAIQAGVGVDIRKFFIDARYTTFTGNRYNQFTGQGVSKRVKITTDDQWYVSAGFFF; via the coding sequence ATGAAAAAATTATTCGCTGTTTTATTGGGCCTGGCACTCGGTGCCGGAACGGTTTCCGCACAAGTGCTCAAAGTGGGTATTAAAGGCGGTGTGAACACCACCTCTTACAGTTTCAAATCTGTTACGTTGGGCGATATGCGCGTCAGTCCCGGCTCCTCTTCCGGGGTGGGGTACCATTTAGGGCTGGCCGTACGGCTTTCGATTCCGAAATTCCTGCAGATTCAGCCCGAATTGCTCTACTCTACGCGGGATTACCGCTATGCGATCGATTCACCCGGAACTCTGAGCCGGGCCCGTTTTTCCGCCAAGCGGCTTGAATTGCCGGTGATGGTCGGCTTCAATATCCGGGCTTTCCGGCTCTATGCGGGTCCCGTATTCCAGCTGACCGCATCGGTCAGGGAGAGCAATGCACAGGGATTGGAGGTCGATTACCATAATTCGGACATTGCGATTCAGGCGGGCGTGGGAGTGGACATCCGCAAATTTTTTATCGACGCCCGCTATACGACCTTTACGGGTAATCGTTACAATCAGTTCACGGGACAGGGTGTTTCGAAGCGGGTGAAAATTACGACGGACGATCAGTGGTATGTCAGCGCCGGATTCTTTTTCTGA
- a CDS encoding glucosaminidase domain-containing protein, translating to MNFGKITVAVCGLFVVGGVLAAQPRMSREEYIRRYKELVLESQEVYGIPASVKMAQALLESDSGNSRLAREANNHFGIKCKRDWTGMTISHDDDAKGECFRKYASAEESFRDHSEFLDNSPRYQELFKLDPLDYKGWAYGLKAAGYATDPNYPQRLIKIIEENRLYLLDQHKELPEELPRRHEPVGEQLPEPVVSAAEKIDVDNYIVSVQKLRGYALYHNNGSQFIVADNGDTFESLGRKIGISAKRLRKLNDLPANAQLSGGEMVYVRSKAKRSGNGKLIHIVREGDTMHSISQQYGIRLKNLANMNHRDVDARLEVGQQIRLM from the coding sequence ATGAATTTCGGAAAAATAACGGTCGCCGTGTGCGGCCTGTTCGTGGTGGGCGGGGTGCTGGCTGCCCAGCCCAGGATGTCGCGCGAGGAGTATATCCGGCGGTACAAGGAGTTGGTGCTCGAGAGTCAGGAGGTATATGGCATTCCTGCCAGCGTCAAGATGGCGCAGGCCCTGCTCGAGTCGGACAGCGGCAACAGCCGGCTGGCCCGCGAGGCCAATAACCATTTCGGAATCAAATGCAAGCGGGACTGGACGGGGATGACCATCTCGCACGATGACGATGCCAAAGGCGAATGTTTCCGCAAATACGCTTCGGCTGAGGAGTCGTTCCGTGACCATTCCGAATTTCTCGACAATTCACCCCGTTATCAGGAGTTGTTCAAGCTCGATCCGCTGGATTATAAAGGCTGGGCCTACGGGCTTAAGGCGGCCGGATACGCCACCGATCCCAATTATCCGCAGCGGCTGATCAAGATCATCGAAGAGAACCGGCTCTATCTGCTGGACCAGCACAAAGAGCTGCCCGAAGAGTTGCCGCGGCGTCACGAACCGGTCGGAGAGCAGCTTCCCGAGCCTGTGGTTTCCGCTGCGGAGAAGATCGACGTGGACAATTATATCGTTTCGGTCCAGAAGCTCAGGGGATATGCCCTCTATCACAATAACGGCAGCCAGTTTATCGTTGCAGATAACGGAGATACGTTCGAATCGCTGGGTCGTAAGATCGGCATTTCTGCCAAGCGCCTGCGCAAGTTGAATGATCTGCCCGCCAATGCGCAGCTGTCCGGAGGAGAGATGGTGTACGTGCGGAGCAAGGCGAAGCGTTCCGGCAACGGCAAACTGATCCACATCGTGCGCGAGGGAGATACGATGCATTCGATCTCGCAACAGTACGGAATCCGGCTGAAGAATTTGGCGAACATGAACCATCGGGACGTGGATGCCCGGCTGGAAGTGGGGCAGCAGATCCGGCTGATGTAA
- the mdh gene encoding malate dehydrogenase translates to MAKVTVVGAGNVGATCANVLATREITSELVLIDIKEGFAEGKILDMFQTATLLDFDTNMVGVTGDYSKTAGSDVVVITSGMPRKPGMTREELIGVNAGIVKSVVESVLKYSPDAIILIVSNPMDTMTYLASKISGLPKNRIFGMGGALDSSRFKCYLSKALGVNTNEVEGMVIGGHGDTTMIPLVSKATYKGIPVSEFADAETLKKVAADTMVGGATLTGLLGTSAWYAPGAAAAYVVESILRDQKKVIPSCVTLEGEYGQNDICIGVPAVIGKNGVEKVIELKLTDEEKELFEKSAAAVRKTNSVLKEIKAL, encoded by the coding sequence ATGGCAAAAGTAACTGTTGTAGGTGCAGGCAACGTGGGCGCTACCTGCGCCAATGTGCTGGCGACCCGCGAGATCACGAGCGAACTGGTTCTGATCGACATCAAGGAAGGTTTCGCTGAAGGAAAGATTCTGGACATGTTCCAGACCGCCACGCTGCTCGACTTCGATACGAATATGGTCGGCGTCACGGGCGACTACTCCAAGACGGCCGGTTCGGACGTGGTAGTCATCACGTCGGGCATGCCCCGCAAGCCGGGCATGACGCGCGAAGAACTGATCGGCGTGAATGCGGGTATCGTAAAGAGCGTGGTGGAGAGCGTACTGAAATACTCGCCCGACGCCATCATCCTGATTGTCAGCAACCCGATGGACACGATGACCTACCTGGCCTCCAAAATCAGCGGCCTGCCCAAAAACCGCATCTTCGGCATGGGCGGAGCCCTGGACAGCTCGCGTTTCAAATGTTACCTGAGCAAGGCTCTCGGCGTAAACACAAACGAAGTGGAAGGCATGGTGATCGGCGGCCACGGCGACACGACCATGATACCGCTGGTAAGCAAGGCCACCTACAAAGGGATTCCCGTGAGTGAGTTCGCCGATGCCGAAACGCTGAAAAAAGTTGCGGCAGACACGATGGTGGGCGGAGCTACGCTGACCGGACTGCTGGGCACTTCGGCATGGTACGCTCCGGGAGCAGCGGCAGCCTACGTAGTAGAGTCGATCCTGCGCGACCAGAAAAAAGTGATTCCCTCGTGCGTAACGCTGGAGGGCGAATACGGACAGAACGATATCTGCATCGGGGTTCCTGCCGTGATCGGCAAAAACGGCGTGGAGAAGGTGATCGAGCTCAAACTCACGGACGAAGAGAAGGAACTGTTCGAAAAGAGCGCCGCAGCCGTCCGGAAAACCAATTCCGTACTGAAAGAGATCAAGGCCCTGTAA
- the cls gene encoding cardiolipin synthase, with translation MQLTLPILILADLGLLLKVVYAVLVLVTIGVIIHDKREPVKALAWITVIALIPVAGMVLYVVFGRNHRKEKIFNRKEIRDLEQIEKLCAQQLKDIADPDLMLRRSIADNRDIITLLLNNNKSLLTVHNRVKVLNNGKATFAAILEALRGATSSIHLEYYIFENDRIGKKVARILMEKARAGVAVRLIYDDVGSWGLSPKFIYAMKKAGVEVGCFMPVAFPWLTSKVNYRNHRKIIVVDGCVAFTGGINIAERYLLRGGKLGLWRDTHLKIEGEAVAMLQVVFFTDWYFVSKRQRLNHDKYFPKSRVKEECPLQIASSGPDSDWASIMQAFFAAITRAQKYIYISSPYFLPNQAVLTALKVAALSGIDVKIMIPSRSDSKIVYWATRSYISELIDAGIGVYLYNKGFNHSKVIVIDGQFSSVGSANMDIRSFEDNFEVSAILYDRKIAQELESYYLADLKHCTKVTREMWNARSNLHSMYESFSRLLSPLL, from the coding sequence ATGCAATTGACTCTACCCATTCTCATACTGGCTGACCTGGGCCTGTTGCTGAAAGTCGTCTATGCGGTTCTGGTGCTGGTCACCATCGGGGTCATCATTCACGATAAGCGGGAACCGGTCAAGGCGTTGGCCTGGATCACGGTGATCGCCCTGATACCTGTGGCCGGCATGGTACTCTATGTCGTGTTCGGCCGCAACCACCGCAAGGAGAAGATTTTCAACCGCAAGGAGATCCGGGACCTGGAGCAGATCGAAAAGCTCTGCGCCCAGCAGCTGAAGGATATCGCTGATCCGGATCTGATGCTGCGCCGGAGCATTGCCGACAACCGGGACATCATCACGCTGCTGCTCAACAACAACAAGTCGCTGTTGACGGTCCACAACCGGGTGAAGGTGCTCAACAACGGGAAAGCCACCTTCGCGGCCATCCTGGAGGCCCTGCGGGGAGCGACCAGTTCGATCCATCTGGAATATTATATATTCGAGAACGACCGTATCGGTAAAAAGGTGGCCCGCATCCTGATGGAAAAGGCGCGTGCGGGGGTTGCCGTGCGGCTGATCTACGACGACGTAGGCAGCTGGGGGTTGAGTCCGAAATTCATCTACGCCATGAAAAAGGCCGGGGTGGAGGTGGGGTGTTTCATGCCGGTGGCGTTTCCCTGGCTGACCAGCAAGGTGAATTACCGTAACCACCGGAAAATAATTGTCGTGGACGGATGCGTGGCCTTTACCGGTGGCATAAATATTGCGGAAAGATATTTGCTTCGCGGCGGTAAGCTCGGCCTGTGGCGGGATACCCATCTGAAGATCGAAGGAGAGGCCGTGGCGATGCTCCAGGTGGTTTTTTTTACCGACTGGTATTTCGTCTCGAAGCGTCAGCGGCTTAACCATGACAAGTACTTTCCCAAATCCCGCGTCAAGGAGGAGTGCCCGCTCCAGATCGCCTCGTCGGGTCCCGACTCCGACTGGGCGTCCATCATGCAGGCCTTCTTCGCAGCCATAACCCGGGCCCAGAAGTATATCTACATCTCTTCGCCCTACTTCCTGCCCAACCAGGCCGTTCTGACAGCCCTGAAAGTGGCTGCCCTGAGCGGCATCGACGTGAAAATCATGATTCCCAGCCGGTCGGACAGTAAAATCGTCTACTGGGCTACGCGTTCTTACATTTCCGAACTGATCGACGCCGGCATCGGCGTTTATCTCTACAACAAGGGATTCAACCATTCGAAAGTGATCGTCATCGACGGCCAGTTCAGTTCGGTGGGATCGGCCAACATGGATATCCGGAGTTTCGAGGATAATTTCGAGGTGTCGGCTATCCTTTACGACCGCAAGATCGCGCAGGAACTCGAAAGCTACTATCTGGCCGATCTGAAACATTGTACGAAAGTCACGCGCGAGATGTGGAATGCACGGTCGAATCTCCACAGTATGTACGAGTCTTTCTCCCGGTTGCTCAGCCCGCTGCTCTGA
- a CDS encoding DUF4254 domain-containing protein translates to MFTEQANRIFSQVIDDYHRWDDVDHPAANPYPAGSIEHLLYIKNWIDTVQWHLEDIIRDPQIDPAEALKIKRRIDASNQERTDMVEYIDSYLLDKYREVAPLSDARINTETPAWAIDRLSILALKIYHMRQETLRRDVDETHRTACRKKLDVLLTQQRDLSTAIEELLEDIAAGRKYMKTYKQMKMYNDPALNPVLYASK, encoded by the coding sequence ATGTTCACGGAACAAGCCAACAGAATTTTCAGCCAGGTCATCGACGACTACCATCGTTGGGACGACGTGGATCATCCGGCCGCCAATCCCTATCCTGCGGGCAGCATCGAGCACTTGCTTTATATCAAAAACTGGATCGACACCGTGCAGTGGCATCTGGAGGACATCATCCGCGACCCGCAGATCGACCCCGCAGAAGCCCTGAAGATCAAACGGAGAATCGATGCGTCCAACCAGGAACGGACCGATATGGTGGAATATATCGACAGCTACCTGCTCGACAAATACAGGGAAGTCGCCCCCCTGTCCGACGCCCGCATCAACACGGAGACGCCCGCCTGGGCGATCGACCGCCTCTCGATCCTGGCGCTGAAAATCTACCACATGAGGCAGGAGACCCTCCGCCGGGACGTGGACGAGACACACAGGACCGCCTGCAGGAAAAAACTCGACGTATTGCTGACCCAGCAACGCGACCTGTCGACTGCCATTGAGGAACTGCTGGAAGACATCGCCGCCGGCCGCAAGTACATGAAAACCTACAAACAGATGAAGATGTACAACGACCCGGCTCTGAACCCGGTACTGTACGCCTCCAAATAG
- the gcvH gene encoding glycine cleavage system protein GcvH — MNIPSNLKYSKDHEWIRPEGEIAYVGITDFAQSQLGDIVFVDVPTVGETLSAGDVFGTIEAVKTVSDAFIPVGGEVLEFNEALNDDPASVNKDPYGAGWMIKIRMENPAELDALMESADYGKIIG, encoded by the coding sequence ATGAACATTCCCTCCAACCTGAAGTATTCCAAGGATCACGAGTGGATCCGTCCCGAAGGCGAAATCGCCTATGTGGGTATCACCGATTTCGCACAGAGCCAGTTGGGCGACATCGTATTCGTAGACGTTCCCACCGTGGGAGAGACCCTTTCGGCCGGTGACGTGTTCGGTACGATTGAGGCCGTAAAAACCGTTTCGGACGCCTTCATCCCCGTAGGCGGCGAGGTGCTCGAATTCAACGAGGCGCTCAACGACGACCCGGCGAGCGTAAACAAAGACCCCTACGGTGCAGGTTGGATGATCAAGATCCGCATGGAGAATCCGGCCGAACTCGACGCGCTCATGGAAAGTGCAGATTACGGGAAAATCATCGGCTAA
- a CDS encoding DNA-binding protein: protein MVITFNELRRIKDKLPSGSSKRIADELNIDVDTVRNYFGGSHFEAGAPAGVHYEKGPDGGVVTLDDTTILDAAMRILNEVRA, encoded by the coding sequence ATGGTCATCACATTCAATGAATTGCGTCGTATCAAAGACAAGTTGCCCAGCGGCAGCTCGAAACGCATTGCAGACGAACTGAACATCGATGTCGACACGGTACGCAACTATTTCGGAGGCAGCCATTTCGAAGCGGGAGCCCCGGCAGGCGTACACTACGAAAAAGGCCCGGACGGCGGCGTGGTCACGCTGGACGACACCACGATTCTGGACGCTGCGATGCGGATACTGAACGAAGTCAGAGCCTGA